From the Schistocerca nitens isolate TAMUIC-IGC-003100 chromosome 10, iqSchNite1.1, whole genome shotgun sequence genome, the window AAAAAGAAGTGGCTGCTAAATGACAAAGAGGACTTCTCCGTGAACTGTGAAAGCCTTAGAAACTGGCTGTTTACCCAGAAGTTAATCAATGAGGTAGAAACAGACGACTTAGGGCAATGAGCCATTATGTGAGACGCAGAACAATGGCTTCAAAATGCGGCGCCGTGCACCACAGGCGAATATCGGAGCACAGAGTGAACAATAAGGCATGCATACACATCAAATTGGGAACTGAAAACGTTACGGGCACGCAGCTGCAAAAGGATCATTAGCCAGCAGCACCTGACTAGGAAACGTTGCTGGATTCTTCGCTGATCGCAGTGTTCTGTACGAACGACGAGGGAATCAGACCTAATTATAGCGCAAAATCAATGTAAATCCATTCACATCCTTCCGAAAGGTTCAAAAGTTACGAAATTAGCTTTCTACAGATCCGCGGCAGCACTGATAACCGCATAATTTCGTTACAACCACACTACTTCTCCTGATGTCACTAAGAAATGTTTGTTTATAGGGTATGTTTTCCTGCAGGAAGCTGAATGATATGTCACAGTCATGGTGCACCACGTTTTAACGTCGTGTAATTTGTATGCTGACAGCGAGGAAGCCTTCGGCTCACTGACGGACTTACCCtcaatgtaaatattgtaacagTGGAAAGAAAGTAGTTGACAGTCTGTGTGGTGTTAGCACTATTGCCCAATTTAATTGGATGGGTGTTTTTTAGTAGCTGGCTCATCCTATCAGTTCAGCCCAAACGCGGTCCTCATATCCGACTCGCGTGCAGCTTGGCACACCGTGGCCATCCCTGATCTACAGCATTCCAAATCGACCACTGTACCCTTTTAAGAGGGTGAATAATTCTTTCTACAACgtgctaattttttttaaaagaagacaGCTGAAAACTGGATTTCTTATACAAAACGTTGATGTCGTACCTTGTccaaattacgaggcctgttcagaaagtaagctccgattgattgccaaattgaaaccacagtgaacatcagaaatgttttacttgtaacaattagctacacctttcagctacttctctacgtagtcgccgttctgacttttgccatagcgttgtaccaacttttcaatagcctcatcatagaaggcagccgccagtgctttccgccaattctccacgctggcctacacctcgttgtctgtgtcaaaatgttgtcttcaaagacagcggttcatgtgaccagagatgaaactcagggggagacaattgcggactgtattgtgggtaatctcacatttccatttgaaaacgatgcaggagcatcttcattgcccctgcagaatgcggctgagaattgtcttgaagaagaaacagcacgacagttatgtaatgttagctgcatagcttcaggcgaaatttctcaccaggccctcgtacttggcggcagacactattttctagacatctttacgcactcactgcgagctcagaaatgagaagagcgacgtgatgctaactggggttatactagagacactacccaacacatctgtgcaaagctttatcggattttcatagtcgtttccatttcgcgaccgatcggagcttactttctgaacgcccctcgtacttgtcTGGGTGATAAGAATAGTTTTCTCTCTCTTACAAGCACTATGGAGATTTTCCAGGCATAGCACTCCATGAACGATGAAGCAGGATGTCACGAATGTTTATACCGTTACTGTTATGACTGTCTGTTTTCTTTGTACAGGCTATCCTGCTCGCCGCCGCCGTGTGCGCCCAGGCCGTGGAGAACAAGGAGGCCACTCCTGAGAAGAAGCAGGAGAAGAGAGGCCTGCTGGGTCTGGGATACGGCGCCGCCGTCGCCGCACCCGCTGCTGTAAGTACAACACAGTTACTTCTCAAGACCATACGTCTATCCACAATGCACAGTAGTACTGTAGAAGTCAGACGCTTTACCACACTCACGAGGCGATAAAGTAGGGATATGCAAGGACTGCTCAAATTGGGGAGCTGTTACAGTTGTGGTGTATATTGCTAGTGAGTTACTTAGCTACTGTTTACTGTTGTAAGATGGCAAACGGGGAGATCATCAGCGCCACTGCTTGAAGGGAAGAGAGAACAAGGAGGTGAAAATGCTATAAGAaaacaacaataaattttaaaactaGCCTGCATCAACAAACCAGtaattcaaataaaacattcatattcgaaGATTCATATAAAACCACTCATAACACACAGAACAATGACAATACATACACACGCAAAAGGTGCTGTGCTGTGGCTGGACGACTACTGTAATTGGCGAACAATCCACACAACGATATACTTAAATTTCAAACCCATCATTTTGGGAATCTTTGCAGCACTCAAAACCTTAAAACACGAATCACACTCCTCTCATCATCAGTGAAATTAGAGGGCAGTTTCTGCGAGAGACTCATGTCTGCTGTCACACATTCAGTTAACAAATGTCGCATCGACAGCCGTGATCCACATCTGTGACACAGTCGTGGCTTCTCCCACTGTAAGAGGAATCCATATGCAGTGGGTAACATCCCACTCCGAATATTTTACGAgtaacttttttgtcttttttgtggCCAGAATAATGTAAAGTTTCACCTAAAGCAGCTTACTGTTTGTTAATCCCATCCACTAAGCCTCATACCAACATATTTACTTCTGGGTAGCACATGTGGTAACTGAACAGCGAGAAGGAGGTAGAAGGGAGCTACCTCGTAGGCAGCTGCATTAGCGAGTTCATTTCCCATGAACCCTATGTTTTCTGCAACTCAGaagaaaattatttccatttcttgGCTTTCCAGGAGAAGAAGAGTGTCAAGGATAACTTTTGCCATCATATCTTTTGGCTGAACAATAGAAATGGTAATGGTACTTTGGGAAATCAGACCAGATGAGAAAGTTATTTCCACGAtggcatctcatctgctccagtgtccTCAGGAGACCAAAGAATTCCCCGGAGCCCTGTTCTAAGGACACATTCGGGAAACGCGATGGAGCTGCCGATGAAGTCCCACTGCTTGACCCATCGGTGGAAATACTAGATTGCGATAAAATCTGGTTATATTTGCTTCTTTGGTGGAATTCCCCCTGGGCCGTTTTAATAGCCAGGGAGTTCCGTGGTTCACTCTTGGCTTTCTACTTCGATTCCACTCCACTGTAATATCTCAAAGAAATATCTCACACcaatccataattgcttcttcgtttGAAAAATAACGTTCAAGAGACATTCGGTACATGTAATACAGAACTGTTGCAAGACCCGCCAACGACTTTCGATACACAAATGATTGCACCTTATCACCATTTCAGATTAGTATTATTATGATAGAGACCTTTACACAAAACCTTCACCAACAGGCTTCTCTCTGGTGGTATGGTCTCCATCTCATCAAAATAAAGGCTGACTAATTTAAAGCCGTACTGGACGTTATTCGATAATGGCAGCTTGTTAAAATTGGTAAACAACTTTAGAAACAGATACCAGTTATATTTCTTCGTTAACTTTCTTACACCATTCGACACGGCAACCTGTTGAGATGTGACCCATAATCAGGGGAAAATCTTTCAGATCAGAGGAACACTTCGATATTTTCAGGGAATACTGCATACAGAAAATGGTAGAGCGAAATGGGTTAAAGGCCAGCTAAGATGTCGTTGGGCCACCGGATTACACAACGACTACAAGGCTGTAAAATTCACTTCAGGATGAAACCACGTAAATTAGACAGCTGAATGGACTCATCGTGAGacgaagacaaaagaaaaaaattataatccaTCCGTAAAATAGTGCTTTTTAGTAACATCACGACTTTCGATAAATTCTTTCATACTGAAACTTCATGTCAGACAAAATTTCGAACTTGTTATTTGAAAAAGTAACTAAACTTATAATCAGCCATTAAACACTTCTCGTCACACGTACATGTTTTGAATGCCACACCAATTGCAGTTTTCATCTGCAGCTGACTAACATTCTACACCCAGGACGTGCATAATGCAAACAACCCAGGTAAACCACAAAAAAGCGATGATCGTATTTTACTATTGGGCACAGCACATTCTTCATGACTATCGATAAATCACATGTCGAAATGAAGCTGCAGgtaagaaagaaggaaaaatatgGTACAAAATAATCTCTGTCTGTGACGTGTGAGGGAACAGGATCATCATACTGATCATTCAGTAGTTGTTTAAATGTATATGTGTGAAGGACGCTCTTGAGTGTACGTTAAAACGTACTTTCTGTTGCAACAGGTGGGCTACGCCGCTCCCGCCGTCAGCTACGCGGCCGCCCCCGCTGTCAGCTACGCCGCCGCCCCTGCCGTCAGCTACGCCGCCGCCCCTGCCGTCAGCTACGCCGCCCCCGCAGTTAGctacgccgcccccgccatcgccgCGGCCCCAGCCATCAgctacgccgcccccgccgtgagctacgccgcccccgccatcgccgCAGCTCCGGCCATCAGCTACGCTGCCCCCGCCATTGCTGCTGCCCCCGCGGTCCGTTATGCCGCCCCCGCTCTGCgctacgccgcccccgccgtcgctaGGGTGGCTGCCGCCCCTGCCTACTCCTACGCCGCTCCTGCCTACTCTTACGCTGCCCCTGCTCTCAGCTACGCCAGGTAAGTCGCGTCAGATATATAAAGAGACATTTCAATGATAAGAACTGCTGTAGCCTACCATAACATGGTCAGTCATCAAGTATAGTATACGTTATCGTCAACCACAACACTTGTTGGTATTTATAAGTGCTTTTTCTATCAGGACTATCTCAGTGGAAATTCATTACGTACGCAAACGAACTTAACGAGTGTTGATGGCCTTCTGTAGTACGGAACACAAGTAAATAGTGAGAAGTACTTAGTTTCATTCATTTATATGCTGTATATATTTTTTCTCAGGACATTAAATTTCAAGTGACTTTTGCTGTGGACGTCATGGCCAGTTCTTTCCCTTAGTACCACGCCTGTGAAATCTACATGGGAGTTATCATTGTTAACGTGGGCCTTCTATTTTATTCGAAACAACATGACACGATTATTATGTTTTCCAAGTAACATGTAGTAGATTACTACACGAAACACATTGAAATGGGTACCCATAC encodes:
- the LOC126210621 gene encoding cuticle protein 16.5-like; the protein is MKAVVAILLAAAVCAQAVENKEATPEKKQEKRGLLGLGYGAAVAAPAAVGYAAPAVSYAAAPAVSYAAAPAVSYAAAPAVSYAAPAVSYAAPAIAAAPAISYAAPAVSYAAPAIAAAPAISYAAPAIAAAPAVRYAAPALRYAAPAVARVAAAPAYSYAAPAYSYAAPALSYARYAAPAVSYAAPALSYAAPAIAKYALH